The Tessaracoccus aquimaris sequence CTGCTCGCCTACACGCTGCTGCCGTTCCCGGACAAGGAGTGGTGCTCGACCCACCGCCTGCCGGGCCGCAACCTCGACCCGCTCGAGGTGGTCCGCGACAACCTCGACTACCTGCGCGAACACGGGGCTCGACGCCTCCTGCGCAGCTTCGTGTTCCTGCAGGCAGCGCTCAACGTCCTGCTGTTCGTGCCGTTCGGCGCGCTGGCGCGCCGCTACTTCGGCATCCGCGCCGGGTGGACGATCCTGCTCGGCTTCGCCACCTCCGTGCTCATCGAGGCCGCCCAGGGCACCGGCGCCTTCGGGCTGCTGCCGTGCCGGTACCGGGTCGCCGACATCGACGACGTGATCCTCAACACGCTCGGCACCGTCATCGGCGCCGTCGCCGCGCCGCTGCTGCTGTTCTTCGTCACCGACGCCCGCGCGACGGCCCGCTCGAGGGGCCACGCGCGGCAGGTGACGCGGCGCCGTCGCCTCATCGGGATGCTGATCGACGGGTTCTCTTTCGTCGTGCTGCCCGCGGCGGTCCTGATCGGCTATCGACTGGTCGACACGCTCCTGCTCGGAGCGCCGGCCACCTCCGACGACGCCGGGGCCAGCGCCGTCGCGACCCTGGTCGGCTTCGTCGTGCTCCTCGTGCCGACGCTGGTCGGCTCGGGGGCCTCCGTCGGGCAGCGCGCCGTCTGGCTGGAACCGGAGTGGGAGGCTCGGCCGCGAAGGGCGCTGCGGTCGCTGTGCGGGTTCGGTGGGTGGATGCTCGTCCAGGTGCTCGCGTCGA is a genomic window containing:
- a CDS encoding VanZ family protein → MIDAWTQPAIVAVLLGGVGFVALFVPILVWESRRHGQIRVDRVIGAAMVAVFAVALLAYTLLPFPDKEWCSTHRLPGRNLDPLEVVRDNLDYLREHGARRLLRSFVFLQAALNVLLFVPFGALARRYFGIRAGWTILLGFATSVLIEAAQGTGAFGLLPCRYRVADIDDVILNTLGTVIGAVAAPLLLFFVTDARATARSRGHARQVTRRRRLIGMLIDGFSFVVLPAAVLIGYRLVDTLLLGAPATSDDAGASAVATLVGFVVLLVPTLVGSGASVGQRAVWLEPEWEARPRRALRSLCGFGGWMLVQVLASIPGLPDVLRTPLDLLSVGLAVAAVIAVLADPSARGLSYLASRARIEDSREAD